The nucleotide window CAACCTGATATCAATCAGTTGGTCTTGCTGTGAAAGTTAACGGGACAGCAGTGATAGAAGAGGTGTAAATATCTGAACAAGCGCTTAAGGGTGCATTGGTGTGAGGTGTTGCAGGCTCTAGAGATAAATGAAGGGAAAAGGAAGAAAAAGGAAGGAAAAAACGAAAAAGCGGACGCTTCCCAATATTATGAATAAGTGGGTAGCCTCTCGTTATTTCGTGTTGCCGGCCACTGGCTCGACGATGCCGCAGGCCACGTTCTTGCTGCTCTCGACGAAGGCTGTCTTTACTACGAATACTGTGACCTACCCCCGGTTTCTTGTCTAAATTAATGTTTGAGCCGGTAACCTGTTTTGAAAATCCACCACACAATAGCAATGCAGATAAACAGGAAGCCCAGGGTCATTGCCAGGCTGAGGTAATGATCGACATCGCTTGCCCCGTAAAAACTCCAGCGAAAGCCGCTGATTAAATACACCACGGGATTGAACAGGGTTACGGCACGCCAGGTTTCCGGCAACATATCGATGGAGTAAAAAGCGCCGCCAAGAAAGGTTAATGGCGTCACCACCAGCATGGGGATCATCTGTAATTGCTCAAAGTCTTTCGCCCACACGCCAATAATAAAACCAAACAGGCTGAAGGTAGTTGCCGTCAAAATGAGAAACGCCGCCATCCACACGGGATGTAGCACCTGCACAGGAACAAAAAATGTCGATGTGCCCAGTATCAACAAGCCAAGAATAACTGACTTGGTTGCCGCCGCGCCCACGTAGGCCAGGCATATCTCAAACGCAGAAAGCGGCGCCGACAGCACCTCATAAATAGTGCCGGTAAATTTCGGAAAATGAATACCGAAGGACGCGTTCATCAGGCTTTCGGTAAACAATGCCAGCATGATCAGGCCGGGCACAATAAAAGATCCGTATGAAATGCCATTGATTTCGGTCATACGTGATCCGATGGCCGCACCAAACACCACAAAATATAAAGTGGTTGTAATTACCGGCGTTAAAAAACTCTGTAACAGAGTGCGGCGAGCGCGCTCCATTTCATATTTATAAATCGCCCACACGCCGTAGCGATTGAAACGGCTGGCCTGAAATTTTTGCGCTGTTCTTTGTTGTGTCATTGTTGTGTCACGCCCGGTCCTTTACCAGCTCAACGAAAATATCTTCCAGTGAGCTCTGGTCAGTATTCAGGTCCGTATAATTAATGCCAAGCTCTACCATGTTCTTCAGCAACGAGGGAATACCATTGTGTTCATCATGGGTGTCGAAGATATACAGCAGTTG belongs to Gammaproteobacteria bacterium and includes:
- a CDS encoding ABC transporter permease; protein product: MTQQRTAQKFQASRFNRYGVWAIYKYEMERARRTLLQSFLTPVITTTLYFVVFGAAIGSRMTEINGISYGSFIVPGLIMLALFTESLMNASFGIHFPKFTGTIYEVLSAPLSAFEICLAYVGAAATKSVILGLLILGTSTFFVPVQVLHPVWMAAFLILTATTFSLFGFIIGVWAKDFEQLQMIPMLVVTPLTFLGGAFYSIDMLPETWRAVTLFNPVVYLISGFRWSFYGASDVDHYLSLAMTLGFLFICIAIVWWIFKTGYRLKH